In a genomic window of Deinococcus aquiradiocola:
- a CDS encoding ABC transporter permease — protein MGVFVLRRLWRTLLVLLGISVVVFAFVRALPGDPATAILGERANPESVARLTKQLGLDKPWFLNVQDPAHLFDAQYPRYLNKVLHGDLDKGQKSQIPVSDELRNRFPATIELSLAAMFFALIVGLPAGILAALRRNSAWDSLATTISLLGVSMPVFWLGLLLSYFFAVVLGWFPPSARLSTGLDIQPVTGMYVLDGLLRGRLDVSLNALQHLVLPAITLGSIPMAITARITRSSLLEVLGQDYVRTAKAKGLAPRIVTLKHALRNALLPVVTVIGLQTGLLLGGAVLTETIFSWPGLGSWLYDAISGRDYPVIQGGVIFAALVVSVVNLLVDLSYALLDPRIQYR, from the coding sequence TTGGGCGTTTTCGTACTTCGCCGCCTCTGGCGAACCCTGCTGGTGCTGCTCGGCATCAGCGTGGTGGTGTTCGCGTTCGTGCGCGCACTGCCCGGCGATCCGGCCACCGCGATCCTCGGTGAGCGCGCCAACCCCGAGTCCGTCGCGCGCCTCACCAAGCAGCTCGGCCTGGACAAACCCTGGTTCCTGAACGTGCAGGACCCCGCGCACCTCTTCGACGCGCAGTACCCCCGGTACCTGAACAAGGTCCTGCACGGCGACCTCGACAAGGGTCAGAAATCGCAGATTCCCGTCTCCGACGAACTGCGTAACCGCTTCCCGGCCACCATCGAACTGTCGCTCGCGGCGATGTTCTTCGCGCTGATCGTGGGCCTCCCGGCGGGCATCCTGGCGGCCCTGCGCCGCAACAGTGCCTGGGACAGCCTCGCGACGACCATCAGCCTGCTCGGCGTGAGCATGCCGGTCTTCTGGCTGGGCCTGCTGCTCAGTTACTTCTTCGCGGTGGTGCTCGGCTGGTTCCCGCCCAGCGCGCGCCTCTCAACCGGCCTGGACATCCAGCCCGTCACGGGCATGTACGTGCTGGACGGCCTGCTGCGCGGGCGGCTCGACGTGAGCCTGAACGCCCTGCAGCACCTCGTGCTGCCCGCCATCACGCTCGGCAGCATCCCCATGGCGATCACGGCCCGCATCACGCGCAGCTCGCTGCTGGAGGTGCTCGGGCAGGATTACGTGCGGACCGCGAAGGCGAAGGGCCTCGCGCCGCGCATCGTGACGCTGAAGCACGCGCTGCGTAACGCGCTGCTGCCGGTCGTGACCGTGATCGGCCTGCAGACGGGCCTGCTGCTGGGCGGCGCGGTCCTCACCGAGACGATCTTCAGCTGGCCGGGCCTCGGCTCGTGGCTGTACGACGCGATCTCGGGCCGCGACTACCCCGTCATCCAGGGCGGCGTGATCTTCGCGGCGCTCGTGGTGAGCGTCGTGAACCTGCTCGTGGACCTCAGCTACGCCCTCCTCGACCCGAGGATCCAGTACCGATGA
- a CDS encoding ABC transporter permease, which yields MTATVQPARRAQQNVFWKRFRRSTPGKIGAVMVLVFVIAAVLAPILHPYDASRDLDYRYRLAPPSVSAVWDKDAAAKYTDPVSGKVDYGRHIFGTDNLGRDVAVRVWHGARVSLIIGIVATAIALVIGSVLGLLAGYFGGLLDSTLGYVTDVLLAFPSILIAIGIASISNLPGLYTVMLAVSIPQVPLYLRLTRSVVLSVREREFVQAAGALGAGNGRMLYRHVLPNSLSPLIVQGALSIATATIEAAALGFLGLGVPPPNPEWGTMLSDSREYYTSAAWTMIFPGLAILFTVLGFNLLGDGLRDVLDPRSTQ from the coding sequence ATGACGGCCACCGTCCAGCCCGCCCGCCGCGCCCAGCAGAACGTCTTCTGGAAACGCTTTCGGCGCAGCACGCCCGGCAAGATCGGCGCGGTGATGGTGCTGGTGTTCGTGATCGCCGCGGTCCTCGCCCCGATCCTGCACCCCTACGACGCGAGCCGCGACCTCGATTACCGCTACCGGCTCGCGCCGCCCAGCGTGTCCGCAGTGTGGGACAAGGACGCCGCCGCCAAGTACACGGACCCCGTGAGCGGCAAGGTGGATTACGGGCGGCACATCTTCGGGACCGACAACCTCGGGCGTGACGTGGCCGTGCGCGTCTGGCACGGCGCGCGCGTCAGCCTGATCATCGGGATCGTGGCGACCGCCATCGCGCTCGTGATCGGGAGCGTGCTCGGCCTGCTCGCCGGGTACTTCGGCGGGCTGCTCGACAGCACGCTCGGGTACGTCACGGACGTGCTGCTGGCCTTCCCGAGCATCCTGATCGCCATCGGCATCGCCAGCATCAGCAACCTGCCGGGACTGTACACGGTCATGCTGGCCGTCAGCATCCCACAGGTGCCGCTGTACCTGCGCCTCACGCGCAGCGTGGTCCTCAGTGTCCGCGAGCGGGAGTTCGTGCAGGCGGCCGGGGCGCTCGGTGCCGGGAACGGCCGCATGCTGTACCGGCACGTCCTGCCGAACAGCCTCTCGCCGCTGATCGTGCAGGGCGCGCTCAGCATCGCCACGGCGACCATCGAGGCGGCCGCGCTGGGCTTCCTGGGGCTGGGCGTGCCGCCGCCGAACCCCGAGTGGGGCACCATGCTGTCCGACAGCCGCGAGTACTACACGTCCGCCGCGTGGACCATGATCTTCCCGGGCCTCGCGATCCTGTTCACGGTGCTGGGCTTCAACCTGCTCGGCGACGGCCTGCGTGACGTGCTCGACCCGCGCAGCACCCAGTAA
- a CDS encoding NADH:flavin oxidoreductase/NADH oxidase, with the protein MTDATSTPHLFKPLKLHGLTVPNRIVVSPMCMYSAKNGFANDFHLAHLGGFALGGAGLILTEAAAVSPEGRITPDDLGIWSDDHIAGLGHVVDFAHTQGALIGVQLAHAGRKASTWSPWRGSGAVPDEQGAWTVLGPDAQPYSSAYPVPTAMTREDIAKVVTDFVAATRRALMAGFDVVEVHAAHGYLLHQFMSPLSNSRTDEYGGSFENRVRLVVDVSRAVREAFPSHLPVFVRVSATDWAEGGWTLDETVQLARLLMEVGVDVLDVSSGGLTSAQQIQVGPGYQVPFAQAVRAQTGMTTMAVGMITEPLQAEEVLAAGHADLVALAREFLRDPRWPQRAAHELGTRIPVPDQYARAVRW; encoded by the coding sequence ATGACCGATGCCACGAGCACGCCGCACCTGTTCAAGCCCCTGAAACTGCACGGCCTGACCGTCCCGAACCGGATCGTGGTGTCGCCGATGTGCATGTACAGCGCCAAGAACGGCTTCGCGAACGACTTTCATCTCGCGCACCTGGGCGGCTTCGCGCTGGGCGGCGCGGGCCTGATCCTGACGGAAGCGGCGGCCGTGAGTCCGGAAGGACGCATCACGCCGGACGACCTGGGCATCTGGAGTGACGATCACATCGCGGGGCTGGGACACGTCGTGGATTTCGCGCACACGCAGGGCGCGTTGATCGGGGTGCAGCTGGCACACGCGGGCCGCAAGGCGAGCACGTGGTCCCCGTGGCGCGGGTCGGGCGCCGTGCCGGACGAGCAGGGCGCGTGGACGGTGCTGGGGCCGGACGCCCAGCCGTACAGCAGCGCGTACCCGGTGCCGACCGCAATGACGCGCGAGGACATCGCGAAGGTCGTGACGGATTTCGTGGCGGCGACGCGACGCGCCCTCATGGCGGGCTTCGACGTGGTGGAGGTGCATGCCGCGCACGGGTACCTGCTGCACCAGTTCATGTCGCCGCTCTCGAACTCCCGCACGGACGAGTACGGGGGGAGTTTCGAGAACCGGGTGCGGCTGGTGGTGGACGTGAGCCGCGCCGTGCGTGAGGCGTTCCCGTCGCACCTGCCGGTGTTCGTGCGCGTGAGCGCCACCGACTGGGCGGAGGGCGGGTGGACACTGGACGAGACGGTGCAGCTCGCGCGGCTGCTGATGGAGGTGGGCGTGGACGTGCTGGACGTGTCGAGCGGCGGTCTGACGTCCGCGCAGCAGATTCAGGTGGGGCCAGGGTATCAGGTGCCGTTCGCGCAGGCGGTCCGGGCTCAGACGGGCATGACGACCATGGCGGTCGGCATGATCACCGAGCCCCTGCAGGCGGAGGAGGTGCTGGCGGCGGGCCACGCGGACCTCGTGGCGCTCGCGCGGGAATTCCTGCGCGACCCGAGGTGGCCGCAGCGGGCCGCGCACGAGCTGGGGACGCGCATTCCCGTGCCGGACCAGTACGCGCGCGCCGTCCGCTGGTAG
- a CDS encoding PspA/IM30 family protein, whose amino-acid sequence MTILDRLSRLIRANVNDLIGKAEDPTKIIDQTLLDMREAYSEARSEVAGAMAQAAKLERESNTNRQLAAEYGEKAEQALRAGSEDLAREALRRKQNHTDLAEGFAAQLKTTSVTVDSLKTQLRALEAKIDEMESRRQLLAARAQTAQASGTLEKASGFDKAGGAMGAFDDMERKVAAMEDRNNASAQLREEGDIDAQLKNLGRDKTLDDELAALKAKVQGGTPGGNGSTS is encoded by the coding sequence ATGACCATTCTCGACCGTCTGTCCCGCCTGATTCGCGCCAACGTCAACGACCTGATCGGCAAGGCGGAGGACCCCACCAAGATCATCGACCAGACGCTGCTCGACATGCGCGAGGCGTACAGCGAGGCTCGCAGCGAGGTGGCGGGCGCCATGGCGCAGGCCGCGAAGCTGGAACGCGAGTCGAACACCAACCGGCAGCTGGCCGCCGAGTACGGCGAGAAGGCCGAACAGGCCCTCCGTGCGGGCAGCGAGGACCTCGCCCGTGAGGCGCTGCGCCGCAAGCAGAACCACACGGATCTCGCGGAGGGCTTCGCCGCGCAGCTCAAGACGACGTCCGTCACGGTGGACAGCCTGAAGACGCAGCTGCGGGCGCTCGAAGCGAAGATCGACGAGATGGAGTCTCGCCGTCAGCTGCTCGCGGCGCGCGCGCAGACCGCGCAGGCGTCCGGCACGCTCGAGAAGGCCAGCGGCTTCGACAAGGCGGGCGGCGCGATGGGCGCCTTCGACGACATGGAGCGCAAGGTGGCCGCCATGGAGGACCGCAACAACGCCTCCGCGCAGCTGCGCGAGGAGGGCGACATCGACGCGCAGCTCAAGAACCTGGGCCGCGACAAGACCCTCGACGACGAACTGGCGGCCCTGAAGGCCAAGGTGCAGGGCGGCACGCCCGGCGGGAACGGCAGCACTTCCTGA
- the dxs gene encoding 1-deoxy-D-xylulose-5-phosphate synthase — protein sequence MTADAKKPQLPGSSTPLLDTIDSPDDLKKLRRDQLPALAAELRQEIVQLAAPGGLHLASSLGATDLIVALHYVLNSPRDRILFDVGHQAYAHKLLTGRRAQMPTIKKEGGLSGFTKVTESPHDAITVGHASTSLANALGMATARDALGQDYKVAAVIGDGALTGGMALAALNTIGDTGRRMLIVLNHNEMSISENVGAMSKFMRTLQVQKWFQEGEGASKKALNAVSRPLSDFMSRAKSSTRHFFDPASINPFAAMGVRYVGPVDGHNIQELVYLMERLVELDGPTILHVVTRKGKGLAYAEEDPIKWHGPSRFDPATGQSVPGAAAPAGAPVRQSWSAAFGEAMTELSRQDPRAYVITPAMREGSGLVGYSQAHPNRYLDVGIAEEVAVTAAAGMALQGLKPVVAIYSTFLQRAYDQVLHDVAIEDLDVVFAIDRGGVVGADGATHNGVFDLSFMRSIPNVRIGLPRTALELRGMLKEAMRVGGPVAIRYPRGDTLKAPANAWPDLQWGTWERLQAGDDVVVLAGGKALEYAEAALHDLPGVGLVNARFVKPLDTAMLRDIASRARAIVTVEDNTVVGGFGAAVLEALASWGVQVPVRVLGIPDEFQEHATVERVHARSGIDAQAIRTVLAELGVDVPLGV from the coding sequence ATGACCGCAGACGCGAAAAAACCCCAGCTGCCGGGCAGCAGCACCCCGCTGCTCGACACCATCGACTCGCCCGACGACCTGAAGAAGCTGCGGCGCGACCAGCTCCCCGCCCTGGCGGCCGAACTGCGGCAGGAGATCGTGCAGCTCGCCGCGCCGGGCGGCCTGCACCTCGCGAGCAGCCTGGGCGCCACGGACCTGATCGTGGCGCTGCACTACGTGCTCAACAGCCCCCGTGACCGCATCCTGTTCGACGTGGGGCACCAGGCGTACGCGCACAAGCTCCTGACGGGCCGCCGCGCGCAGATGCCGACCATCAAGAAGGAAGGCGGCCTGAGCGGCTTCACAAAGGTGACGGAGTCTCCGCACGACGCGATCACGGTCGGGCACGCCAGCACCAGTCTCGCCAACGCGCTCGGCATGGCGACCGCCCGCGACGCGCTCGGGCAGGACTACAAGGTGGCCGCCGTGATCGGGGACGGCGCCCTGACGGGCGGCATGGCGCTCGCCGCGCTGAACACCATCGGGGACACGGGGCGGCGCATGCTGATCGTGCTGAACCACAACGAGATGAGCATCTCGGAGAACGTGGGCGCCATGAGCAAGTTCATGCGGACCCTGCAGGTCCAGAAGTGGTTCCAGGAGGGCGAGGGGGCCAGCAAGAAGGCCCTGAATGCCGTGAGCCGCCCGCTGTCGGACTTCATGAGCCGCGCCAAGTCCAGCACGCGGCACTTCTTCGACCCGGCCAGCATCAATCCCTTCGCGGCGATGGGCGTGCGGTACGTCGGGCCGGTGGACGGGCACAACATTCAGGAACTCGTGTACCTGATGGAGCGCCTCGTGGAGCTGGACGGGCCGACCATCCTGCACGTCGTGACGCGCAAGGGCAAAGGCCTCGCGTACGCCGAGGAGGACCCCATCAAGTGGCACGGCCCCAGCCGCTTCGACCCGGCGACCGGTCAGAGCGTGCCCGGCGCGGCCGCCCCGGCAGGCGCGCCCGTGCGGCAGAGCTGGAGCGCGGCGTTCGGGGAGGCCATGACGGAACTCAGCCGTCAGGACCCGCGCGCGTACGTGATCACGCCCGCCATGCGCGAGGGATCGGGCCTCGTCGGGTACAGTCAGGCGCACCCGAACCGCTATCTGGACGTGGGCATCGCGGAGGAGGTCGCCGTGACGGCCGCCGCCGGGATGGCCCTGCAGGGCCTGAAGCCGGTCGTGGCGATCTACAGCACGTTCCTGCAGCGCGCGTACGATCAGGTGCTGCACGACGTGGCGATCGAGGACCTGGACGTGGTGTTCGCCATCGACCGGGGCGGCGTGGTCGGCGCGGACGGCGCGACGCACAACGGCGTCTTCGACCTGAGCTTCATGCGCAGCATCCCGAACGTCCGGATCGGTCTGCCGCGCACGGCGCTGGAGTTGCGCGGCATGCTGAAGGAAGCGATGCGGGTGGGCGGGCCGGTCGCGATCCGTTACCCGCGCGGCGACACCCTCAAGGCCCCCGCGAACGCGTGGCCGGACCTGCAGTGGGGCACGTGGGAGCGCCTGCAGGCCGGGGACGACGTGGTGGTCCTGGCGGGCGGCAAGGCGCTGGAGTACGCCGAGGCGGCCCTGCACGACCTGCCGGGCGTGGGGCTCGTGAACGCCCGTTTCGTGAAGCCGCTCGACACGGCCATGCTGCGGGACATCGCGTCGCGTGCGCGCGCCATCGTGACAGTCGAGGACAACACCGTGGTCGGCGGCTTCGGCGCGGCGGTGCTGGAGGCGCTCGCGTCGTGGGGCGTGCAGGTGCCGGTGCGGGTGCTGGGCATCCCAGACGAGTTCCAGGAGCACGCGACGGTGGAGCGCGTGCACGCCCGCAGCGGCATCGACGCGCAGGCGATCCGTACCGTGCTGGCCGAGCTGGGCGTGGACGTGCCGCTCGGCGTATAA
- a CDS encoding DinB family protein, which translates to MPGTLPFLIDQTRRMRADLLASLQTLPERVLHAAPPEYGQGSVLSTLTHVADCYGGWVGRTLLEDDWDFAPYPEPLPELTARFERVDALLHRALTCTRMQTGEPFTVTGMAGTTRQVTARWLVLHPVTHEFHHKGQVVTLLRQQGYPVTVDLDLPPPGGW; encoded by the coding sequence ATGCCCGGCACCCTGCCCTTCCTGATCGACCAGACGCGCCGGATGCGCGCCGACCTCCTCGCGTCCCTGCAGACCCTCCCGGAACGCGTCCTGCACGCCGCTCCGCCCGAGTACGGCCAGGGCAGCGTCCTGAGCACCCTCACGCACGTCGCCGACTGCTACGGCGGCTGGGTGGGCCGCACCCTGCTGGAAGACGACTGGGACTTCGCTCCGTACCCCGAACCCTTGCCCGAACTCACCGCCCGCTTCGAACGCGTGGACGCCCTGCTGCACCGCGCACTCACCTGCACGCGTATGCAGACCGGCGAGCCCTTCACCGTCACCGGGATGGCTGGAACCACGCGGCAGGTGACGGCACGCTGGCTCGTCCTGCACCCCGTCACCCACGAATTCCACCACAAGGGGCAGGTCGTCACGCTGCTGCGTCAGCAGGGATACCCGGTCACCGTGGACCTCGACCTGCCCCCGCCCGGCGGCTGGTGA
- the glgP gene encoding alpha-glucan family phosphorylase encodes MNVIGKVTVLPRLPAAIRRLEELAYNLYWSWTPKAQDLYASLDAGIWNRFQHNPVRTLLEVSADRLAEVAADPEYLARYEAVLADFDAYMNKKDTWAARNAGALGGPGKGVAYFSMEYAYHECLPIYSGGLGVLAGDHCKSASDLGLPFTAVGMLFRQGYFTQLFNKDGWQQERYDELDLTTLPVRPAKLDSGDDARVSVRIMGREIILRIWTLQVGRIRVLLLDSNVPENSEDDRKMTARLYGGNQELRIQQYLLLGIGGVRALRAMKVDASVYHMNEGHAAFMALERIREQVAAGMDFRTATEAVASATLFTTHTPVPAGNDAYAYDLTDRYLGDWPTQLGTSRNELYELARQEQNWDNQWVPSFSMSVFALRMSRAANGVSELHGEVSRGLWNFLYQGAEPEEVPIGHVTNGAHNLTFLAQQYRELFDRVLPADWTERLEDRAMWDAVRDIPDADLAAAKREQKVEMIDFVRASVRQQLERNGASAADVADVDGLLSPDVLTIGFARRFATYKRATLLFRDKARLSAILNNPDRPVQFVFAGKAHPADNPGKAFIQEIYRTSQEPEFKGKIVILENYDMNVARHLVQGVDVWMNNPRRPLEASGTSGMKASFNGSPNFSVLDGWWREGYDGKNGWPIGDEREYADLNLQDDADAFSLYRTLEDSIAPLYYAQDAEGQNHGWLETVRQSVVTVNPEFSMQRQVIDYIQKYYLPLDARSAHVNAEQEAVARTLGGWKAWIRQQWPFVGLQASAQLPASVEPGEHVTVSAQVNGAGIADSDLRVEAVLKRGEHLTRVPLQSLGQGRYETSIPLDASGLYSIGVRMLPTHADLSNEFELGLLKWA; translated from the coding sequence ATGAACGTCATCGGGAAAGTGACCGTGCTGCCCAGGCTCCCTGCGGCCATCCGTCGGCTCGAAGAACTCGCGTACAACCTGTACTGGTCGTGGACGCCGAAGGCGCAGGACCTGTATGCCTCGCTTGACGCCGGTATTTGGAACCGCTTCCAGCACAATCCGGTGCGCACCCTGCTCGAAGTGAGCGCCGACCGCCTCGCCGAGGTCGCCGCCGACCCCGAGTACCTCGCGCGCTACGAAGCCGTCCTCGCGGACTTCGACGCGTACATGAACAAGAAGGACACCTGGGCCGCCCGCAACGCAGGCGCGCTCGGCGGTCCCGGCAAGGGCGTCGCTTACTTCAGCATGGAGTACGCGTACCACGAGTGCCTCCCCATCTACTCCGGCGGTCTGGGCGTCCTCGCGGGCGACCACTGCAAGAGCGCCTCCGACCTCGGCCTGCCCTTCACGGCCGTCGGCATGCTGTTCCGCCAGGGGTACTTCACGCAGCTGTTCAACAAGGACGGCTGGCAGCAGGAACGCTACGACGAACTCGACCTCACCACCCTCCCCGTCCGGCCCGCGAAGCTCGACAGCGGCGACGACGCCCGCGTCAGCGTCCGCATCATGGGCCGCGAGATCATCCTGCGCATCTGGACGCTGCAGGTCGGACGCATCCGCGTGCTGCTCCTCGACAGCAACGTCCCCGAGAACAGCGAGGACGACCGCAAGATGACGGCCCGACTGTACGGCGGCAACCAGGAACTCCGCATCCAGCAGTACCTGCTGCTCGGCATCGGAGGAGTCCGCGCGCTGCGCGCCATGAAGGTCGACGCCAGCGTGTACCACATGAACGAGGGACACGCCGCCTTCATGGCGCTCGAACGCATCCGCGAGCAGGTCGCGGCCGGCATGGACTTCCGGACCGCCACCGAGGCCGTCGCGAGCGCCACCCTCTTCACGACGCACACGCCCGTCCCCGCCGGCAACGACGCGTACGCCTACGACCTCACCGACCGCTACCTCGGCGACTGGCCCACGCAGCTCGGCACCAGCCGCAACGAACTGTACGAACTGGCCCGCCAGGAGCAGAACTGGGACAACCAGTGGGTGCCGAGCTTCTCGATGAGCGTCTTCGCGCTCCGCATGAGCCGCGCCGCGAACGGCGTGTCCGAACTGCACGGCGAGGTGTCGCGCGGCCTGTGGAACTTCCTGTACCAGGGTGCCGAGCCGGAAGAAGTGCCGATCGGGCACGTCACGAACGGCGCGCACAACCTCACCTTCCTCGCGCAGCAGTACCGTGAACTGTTCGACCGCGTGCTGCCCGCCGACTGGACGGAACGCCTCGAGGACCGCGCCATGTGGGACGCCGTGCGCGACATTCCCGACGCGGACCTCGCCGCCGCGAAACGCGAGCAGAAGGTCGAGATGATCGACTTCGTGCGCGCCAGCGTCCGGCAGCAGCTGGAACGCAACGGGGCCAGCGCCGCAGACGTCGCCGACGTGGACGGCCTGCTCAGCCCCGACGTGCTCACCATCGGCTTCGCGCGCCGCTTCGCGACGTACAAGCGCGCCACGCTGCTGTTCCGCGACAAGGCCCGCCTGAGCGCCATCCTGAACAACCCCGACCGGCCCGTGCAGTTCGTGTTCGCGGGCAAGGCCCACCCGGCCGACAACCCCGGCAAGGCCTTCATTCAGGAGATCTACCGCACCAGCCAGGAACCGGAATTCAAGGGCAAGATCGTCATCCTGGAGAACTACGACATGAACGTCGCGCGGCACCTCGTGCAGGGCGTGGACGTCTGGATGAACAACCCCCGCCGCCCGCTGGAGGCGTCCGGCACGTCCGGCATGAAGGCCAGCTTCAACGGCTCCCCGAACTTCAGCGTCCTGGACGGCTGGTGGCGCGAAGGGTACGACGGCAAGAACGGCTGGCCGATCGGCGACGAGCGCGAGTACGCCGACCTGAACCTGCAGGACGACGCGGACGCCTTCAGCCTGTACCGCACGCTGGAGGACAGCATCGCGCCGCTGTACTACGCGCAGGACGCCGAGGGGCAGAACCACGGCTGGCTGGAGACGGTGCGGCAGAGCGTCGTGACCGTCAACCCGGAATTCAGCATGCAGCGCCAGGTGATCGACTACATCCAGAAGTACTACCTGCCGCTCGACGCGCGCAGCGCGCACGTGAACGCCGAGCAGGAGGCGGTCGCGCGGACGCTGGGCGGCTGGAAGGCCTGGATCCGTCAGCAGTGGCCCTTCGTGGGCCTGCAGGCGAGCGCGCAGCTGCCCGCCAGCGTCGAACCGGGCGAGCACGTCACCGTGAGCGCGCAGGTGAACGGCGCGGGCATCGCGGACAGCGACCTGCGCGTCGAAGCCGTTCTGAAGCGCGGGGAGCACCTGACGCGCGTGCCGCTGCAGAGCCTCGGTCAGGGCCGGTACGAGACGAGCATCCCACTCGACGCCAGCGGCCTGTACAGCATCGGCGTCCGTATGCTGCCCACCCACGCGGACCTCAGCAACGAGTTCGAACTCGGCCTGCTGAAGTGGGCCTGA
- a CDS encoding HSP90 family protein encodes MEHAFKVDLRGIIDLLSNHLYSDPSVFVRELLQNGVDAITARRALGEDFEPAITARLHLQEGELPGLEFHDNGVGLSEAEVHEFLATIGRSSKRISEARDTFLGQFGIGLLSCFMVSGEIELVTRSAAGGPPVRWLAQADGTYTLEVLPDTPDTGVGTTVRLRAREDTDFYFEYDQLRDALAGYGALLPYPVHVLDGTQYAHVNAVLPPWLAYATGSQSPAERDEVLSYVRSEMRLEALDVVPIHSEAGGVRGVALILPYSTQASGHQWHQVYLKRMLLGNDVRNLLPDWAFFVRCLLNVDALHPTASRESFYEDDALTAARAAIDTQLREYVEGLATRDPARLDALIALHHLPIKALALENDPFFRLIAHAFEFETSTGRLKLGAYLAQPGPIRMVTNLDQFRQIAQVASAYGHSVVNAVYTYDAPLLRKYSALTGRELEEVDAQSYALALEDVTTGGLDSFVERADAALAGLECRVSVKRFEPADLPALLIVTEEQRQLEDIGAAREVADDLFAEFLDDYEAEYASARVARLHLNLNHALVQDLLHLQDDAVFARLIQMLYVQAHLLGHHPMRGQELALLSEGLGDMMRWGLRATHLGHLN; translated from the coding sequence ATGGAACACGCCTTCAAGGTCGACCTACGGGGAATCATCGATCTGCTCTCCAACCACCTGTACTCCGACCCGAGCGTGTTCGTCCGCGAACTCCTGCAGAACGGCGTAGACGCCATCACGGCCCGCCGCGCACTCGGGGAGGACTTCGAGCCTGCCATCACGGCCCGCCTGCACCTGCAGGAGGGTGAGCTGCCGGGCCTGGAATTCCACGACAACGGCGTCGGGCTGAGCGAGGCCGAGGTGCACGAGTTCCTGGCGACCATCGGGCGGTCATCCAAGCGCATCAGCGAGGCGCGCGACACCTTCCTGGGGCAGTTCGGGATCGGGCTGCTGTCGTGCTTCATGGTGAGCGGCGAGATCGAACTCGTGACGCGCAGCGCCGCCGGGGGCCCCCCGGTCCGCTGGCTCGCGCAGGCGGACGGCACGTACACGCTGGAGGTCCTGCCGGACACGCCGGACACCGGCGTGGGCACGACCGTACGGCTGCGCGCGCGCGAGGACACCGACTTCTACTTCGAGTACGACCAGCTGCGGGACGCGCTGGCCGGGTACGGGGCGCTGCTGCCGTACCCCGTGCACGTCCTCGACGGCACGCAGTACGCGCACGTCAACGCCGTCCTGCCGCCGTGGCTGGCGTACGCGACCGGTTCGCAGTCGCCCGCCGAGCGGGACGAGGTGCTCAGCTACGTGCGCAGCGAGATGCGGCTGGAGGCGCTCGACGTGGTCCCCATCCACAGCGAGGCGGGCGGCGTGCGCGGCGTGGCGCTCATCCTGCCGTACAGCACGCAGGCGAGCGGGCACCAGTGGCATCAGGTGTACCTGAAGCGCATGCTGCTCGGCAACGACGTCCGGAACCTGCTGCCCGACTGGGCGTTCTTCGTGCGGTGCCTGCTGAACGTGGACGCGCTGCACCCCACCGCGTCCCGCGAGTCCTTCTACGAGGACGACGCGCTCACGGCGGCCCGCGCGGCCATCGACACGCAGCTGCGCGAGTACGTCGAGGGGCTCGCCACGCGCGACCCGGCCCGGCTGGACGCCCTGATCGCGCTGCATCACCTGCCGATCAAGGCGCTCGCGCTGGAGAACGACCCGTTCTTCCGGCTGATCGCGCACGCCTTCGAGTTCGAGACGTCCACCGGCCGACTGAAGCTCGGCGCGTACCTCGCGCAGCCGGGCCCCATCCGGATGGTCACGAACCTCGACCAGTTCCGGCAGATCGCGCAGGTGGCGAGCGCGTACGGGCACAGCGTCGTGAACGCCGTGTACACCTACGACGCGCCGCTGCTGCGCAAGTACAGCGCCCTGACGGGCCGTGAACTGGAGGAGGTGGACGCGCAGTCGTACGCGCTCGCGCTGGAGGACGTGACGACGGGCGGCCTGGACAGCTTCGTGGAGCGGGCGGACGCGGCCCTCGCGGGCCTGGAGTGCCGCGTGAGCGTGAAACGCTTCGAGCCGGCCGACCTGCCCGCCCTGCTGATCGTGACGGAGGAGCAGCGGCAGCTGGAGGACATCGGGGCGGCCCGCGAGGTGGCAGACGACCTGTTCGCGGAGTTCCTCGACGACTACGAGGCGGAATACGCGTCCGCCCGCGTGGCGCGGCTGCACCTGAACCTGAACCACGCGCTCGTGCAGGACCTGCTGCACCTGCAGGACGACGCGGTGTTCGCGCGCCTGATCCAGATGCTGTACGTGCAGGCGCACCTGCTGGGGCACCACCCGATGCGCGGTCAGGAACTCGCGCTGCTCTCGGAGGGCCTGGGCGACATGATGCGCTGGGGCCTGCGCGCCACGCACCTCGGGCACCTCAACTGA